The following proteins come from a genomic window of Gossypium raimondii isolate GPD5lz chromosome 5, ASM2569854v1, whole genome shotgun sequence:
- the LOC105767461 gene encoding protein SUPPRESSOR OF K(+) TRANSPORT GROWTH DEFECT 1 has product MYSNFKEQAIEYVKQAVQEDNAGNYSKAFPLYMNALEYFQTHLKYEKNPKIREAITQKFTEYLRRAEEIRAVLDEGGPGPASNGDAAVATRPKSKPKNGGGGGEGGDGEDPEQAKLRAGLDSAIIREKPNVKWNDVAGLESAKQALQEAVILPVKFPQFFTGKRRPWRAFLLYGPPGTGKSYLAKAVATEADSTFFSVSSSDLVSKWMGESEKLVSNLFQMARDSAPSIIFIDEIDSLCGQRGEGNESEASRRIKTELLVQMQGVGHSDQKVLVLAATNTPYALDQAIRRRFDKRIYIPLPDLKARQHMFKVHLGDTPHNLTESDFESLARLTEGFSGSDISVCVKDVLFEPVRKTQDAMFFYKTPNDMWMPCGPKQPGVVQITMQELAAKGLAAQILPPPISRSDFDKVLARQRPTVSKADLEVHERFTNEFGEEG; this is encoded by the exons ATGTATAGCAATTTCAAAGAACAAGCGATAGAGTACGTGAAGCAAGCGGTACAAGAAGATAATGCAGGGAACTACAGCAAAGCGTTCCCTTTATACATGAACGCGCTCGAGTATTTCCAGACCCATTTGAAATACGAGAAGAACCCCAAAATCAGGGAAGCAATTACCCAGAAATTCACCGAGTATTTACGACGTGCCGAGGAGATCCGTGCAGTTCTCGATGAAGGTGGGCCAGGGCCGGCTTCTAACGGGGATGCTGCTGTTGCCACGCGCCCCAAAAGTAAGCCCAAGAATGGTGGTGGCGGAGGAGAAGGCGGTGACGGGGAGGATCCGGAACAGGCCAAGTTGAGAGCTGGGCTTGATTCGGCTATTATTAGGGAAAAACCTAATGTTAAGTGGAATGATGTGGCCGGGTTAGAAAGCGCTAAGCAGGCTTTACAAGAAGCTGTTATTTTGCCTGTCAAGTTTCCTCAGTTTTTTACtg GAAAGAGAAGGCCATGGAGAGCTTTTCTTTTGTATGGACCACCTGGGACGGGGAAGTCATACTTAGCCAAGGCTGTTGCTACTGAAGCAGACTCTACATTTTTTAG TGTTTCTTCATCAGACCTTGTCTCAAAGTGGATGGGTGAAAGTGAAAAACTGGTTTCAAACCTTTTTCAGATGGCTCGTGATAGTGCTCCTTCCATCATATTCATTGATGAAATAGATTCCTTGTGTGGTCAGCGAGGTGAGGGCAACGAGAGTGAAGCATCAAGACGTATCAAAACTGAACTTCTTGTGCAGATGCAG ggtGTCGGACATAGTGATCAGAAAGTCTTAGTGCTTGCAGCAACGAATACTCCCTATGCTCTTGATCAG GCCATCCGCCGCCGTTTTGATAAGCGTATTTACATTCCTCTCCCTGATTTGAAGGCTCGACAACATATGTTCAAA GTGCATTTAGGTGATACTCCTCACAACTTGACTGAAAGTGATTTTGAAAGCTTAGCTCGGCTGACGGAGGGGTTTTCTGGGTCAGATATATCTGTTTGT GTTAAGGATGTCCTTTTTGAACCTGTTCGTAAAACCCAAGATGCAATGTTTTTCTACAAGACGCCTAATGACATGTGGATGCCATGTGGACCCAAGCAACCAGGTGTTGTCCAAATCACCATGCAGGAATTGGCAGCCAAAGGACTTGCAGCACAG ATTCTTCCGCCTCCTATTTCAAGATCAGATTTTGATAAGGTGCTTGCGAGACAGAGGCCAACAGTGAGCAAAGCTGATCTTGAGGTCCATGAGAGATTTACAAATGAGTTTGGAGAAGAAGGCTGA